The proteins below come from a single Mesobacillus jeotgali genomic window:
- a CDS encoding transposase gives MSRKPRIWYPGAVYHITNRGNRKMPIFSDDKDRFKFMHLLEETRVHRPFTLHAYCLMTNHYHLLLETINHHPQEIMKMLNSRYGIYFNKRHDLVGHVFQGRYKSELIDSDEYFLNASRYIHLNPLEGNMVQNPAEYKWSSYQAYISSRVNPHITTDRILSYFPDPPKQHYKKVIEHEVALKQKPEAIR, from the coding sequence ATGTCCCGTAAACCACGCATATGGTATCCTGGAGCCGTCTACCACATCACAAACCGGGGGAATAGGAAAATGCCTATCTTCAGTGATGATAAGGATCGCTTCAAATTTATGCATCTATTAGAGGAAACCCGCGTACATCGCCCATTCACCCTTCACGCTTATTGCCTCATGACCAACCACTATCATCTTCTGTTGGAAACCATCAACCATCATCCACAAGAGATTATGAAAATGCTTAACTCCCGATATGGAATCTACTTTAATAAACGTCATGATTTGGTCGGACATGTCTTTCAAGGCCGATACAAATCTGAGTTAATTGACTCTGATGAATATTTTCTGAACGCCAGCCGCTACATTCACCTCAACCCATTGGAAGGGAATATGGTCCAGAATCCTGCAGAGTATAAATGGAGCAGTTACCAAGCTTACATTTCAAGCAGAGTAAATCCGCATATCACCACTGATCGAATCCTATCCTACTTCCCGGATCCGCCAAAACAACACTATAAAAAGGTAATAGAACATGAAGTAGCTTTAAAACAAAAACCTGAAGCCATTAGGTAA
- a CDS encoding C40 family peptidase, with amino-acid sequence MFKRIIASTMLISLLATATPSMDQASAAGTAYHINVSSGYLNVRNQPSLSGKIYTKLPKGYNVTVTSQGNGWARISYSGKVGYVSSKYIAPGSTVTKASTVSTDYKSKAISIAKSQMGVKYVWGGTTPSGFDCSGLVTYAFKNAGYNKLPRTAGEMYNVGTKVTSYKPGDLLFYATSGGKKVTHVAIYIGNGQMIHAATSKGVSIASINNSYWKPRFIGAKRL; translated from the coding sequence TTGTTTAAGAGAATTATAGCTTCTACGATGCTCATCTCACTACTTGCCACTGCCACTCCGTCCATGGATCAAGCTTCAGCTGCTGGAACAGCTTATCATATTAATGTAAGTTCCGGCTATTTAAATGTTAGAAATCAACCATCACTATCTGGTAAGATTTATACTAAACTGCCAAAAGGCTACAATGTAACGGTAACGAGCCAAGGTAATGGATGGGCTAGAATTTCTTACAGTGGAAAAGTCGGTTATGTAAGTTCAAAATATATTGCTCCTGGAAGCACTGTAACAAAAGCTTCTACAGTCAGCACTGATTATAAATCAAAAGCAATTTCAATTGCGAAAAGCCAAATGGGCGTCAAATATGTTTGGGGAGGAACAACTCCTAGCGGTTTTGACTGTTCTGGCCTGGTAACATACGCATTCAAAAATGCTGGATACAACAAACTGCCACGTACAGCAGGAGAAATGTACAATGTAGGTACAAAAGTGACCTCGTACAAGCCTGGCGATCTATTATTCTACGCAACTAGCGGCGGAAAGAAAGTCACACACGTTGCGATTTACATCGGCAATGGCCAGATGATCCATGCTGCAACTTCTAAAGGTGTATCAATCGCCAGCATCAATAACTCATACTGGAAGCCAAGATTCATTGGCGCTAAAAGACTATAA